A window of Kiritimatiellaceae bacterium contains these coding sequences:
- a CDS encoding DUF1456 family protein has protein sequence MRNNDILRRLRYTFDLKDSKVIALFALAELPATWEQINAWLKKDDDPAYQECSDTQLAAFLNGFIIDKRGKKDGPQPAPETVLTNNVILMKLRIALTLKAEDVLEIMGLADMPISKHELSAFSRKPDHKHYRDCKDQMLRNFLKGVQIKYCSAL, from the coding sequence ATGAGAAACAACGATATCTTACGCCGCCTCCGCTACACCTTCGACTTGAAGGATTCAAAAGTAATCGCCCTGTTCGCCTTGGCGGAACTTCCGGCAACGTGGGAACAGATCAACGCCTGGCTGAAAAAAGACGATGATCCGGCCTATCAGGAATGCAGCGATACTCAGCTGGCGGCTTTCCTGAACGGATTCATCATTGATAAACGCGGCAAAAAAGACGGGCCACAGCCCGCGCCGGAAACGGTTCTGACCAACAACGTCATCTTGATGAAACTGCGCATCGCATTAACCCTGAAAGCCGAAGACGTGCTGGAAATCATGGGTCTGGCCGACATGCCGATCAGCAAACATGAACTCAGTGCGTTCTCCCGCAAGCCGGATCACAAACACTACCGCGACTGCAAAGACCAGATGCTGCGCAATTTCCTGAAAGGCGTGCAGATTAAATACTGCTCCGCACTGTAG
- a CDS encoding class I SAM-dependent RNA methyltransferase: protein MFQYQQRNQYFAQIATGFEEIAKAELESLGATNIIEAYRGLHFEASHEVLCRINYTSRLVVRVLAPLVTFDCHSDNYLHQTALKQDWSQFMTVNDTFAVHAVTSNTPSLTHSQYAALKVKDAICDFFRNKEGGRPNVDVQNPDIGIHLFIRNSRATISIDVSGGSLHKRGYRTVSVEAPMQETLAAAIIRLSGWDGERPLIDPMCGAGTLLCEAAMHYCRIPAGTLRKQRWGFERLPDFDSKVWKKVKTEADGLMRPLPAGLLIGSDMNRDAVRATRANLNNLPGCKDRFQCSEKRFEDYPKIENSTLVVNPPYGVRLGDRESAEALMKDFGDFLKQRCTGCTAYVYAGDRQLLKKVGLKPEWKKELNNGGLEGMLGKIDLYASPKIEKSAKI, encoded by the coding sequence ATGTTCCAATACCAACAACGAAACCAGTATTTCGCCCAGATCGCCACCGGGTTCGAAGAAATCGCCAAAGCCGAGCTTGAAAGCCTCGGCGCAACGAACATCATCGAAGCCTACCGCGGGTTGCATTTTGAAGCCTCCCACGAGGTGCTTTGCCGCATCAACTACACATCGAGGCTCGTCGTCCGCGTCCTCGCACCGCTGGTGACCTTCGACTGTCACAGCGACAACTACCTCCACCAGACTGCACTGAAGCAGGATTGGAGTCAGTTCATGACGGTCAACGACACCTTCGCGGTGCATGCCGTCACGTCCAATACGCCGTCGCTGACTCACTCGCAGTACGCCGCGCTGAAAGTCAAAGACGCCATCTGCGACTTTTTCCGCAATAAAGAAGGCGGCCGACCCAACGTAGATGTCCAGAACCCGGATATTGGCATTCATCTGTTCATCCGCAACAGCCGCGCCACAATCAGCATCGATGTCTCCGGCGGCTCGCTCCACAAGCGCGGCTACCGCACCGTTTCGGTCGAAGCACCGATGCAGGAAACGCTGGCCGCCGCCATCATCCGGCTTTCCGGCTGGGACGGTGAACGTCCGCTGATTGATCCGATGTGCGGCGCCGGAACGTTGCTCTGCGAAGCCGCCATGCACTATTGCCGCATTCCCGCCGGAACCCTGCGCAAACAGCGCTGGGGTTTTGAACGGTTGCCGGACTTTGATTCCAAGGTCTGGAAAAAAGTGAAGACGGAAGCCGACGGCTTGATGCGCCCCCTGCCCGCCGGACTGCTGATTGGCAGTGACATGAATCGCGACGCGGTTCGCGCAACCCGCGCCAATCTCAACAATCTGCCGGGCTGCAAAGACCGGTTCCAGTGTTCAGAAAAACGATTTGAGGACTACCCGAAAATTGAAAATTCCACTCTCGTCGTCAATCCGCCCTACGGCGTGCGGCTTGGCGACCGCGAGTCCGCCGAAGCGCTGATGAAAGATTTCGGTGACTTCCTCAAGCAGCGTTGCACCGGCTGTACCGCCTACGTTTACGCTGGCGACCGTCAGCTGCTGAAAAAAGTCGGCCTTAAACCCGAGTGGAAAAAAGAACTCAACAACGGCGGACTGGAAGGCATGCTCGGAAAAATCGACCTCTACGCTTCGCCGAAAATAGAGAAATCAGCAAAGATTTAG
- a CDS encoding RluA family pseudouridine synthase, with protein sequence MQEKQKTFKNPYKKFEPKGLTILYEDRDILVADKVSGLLTMSDGKAPGSTAHELLNNYVRRGNPKSKNRIYIVHRLDRETSGVLVFAKTEAAKQYLQDEWQEFQKKYYAIVCGTLAEKEGVITSYLAENSAFKMYSVSDPKKGKLAKTGYQVLKESPGFSLLEIELFTGRKNQIRVHLADKGCPVAGDAKYGAKEKSFKKLTLHSASLTLTHPFSKEKMTFTALVPAYFESLVKGAQKICNAELK encoded by the coding sequence GTGCAGGAAAAACAAAAGACCTTTAAAAACCCCTATAAAAAATTCGAGCCGAAGGGGCTGACGATTCTCTACGAGGATCGCGATATTCTGGTCGCGGACAAAGTAAGCGGCCTGCTGACCATGAGCGACGGCAAAGCGCCCGGCAGTACGGCACATGAACTGTTGAACAACTATGTCCGCCGGGGAAATCCGAAATCCAAAAACCGGATTTATATCGTGCATCGTCTGGATCGCGAAACCTCCGGAGTGCTGGTGTTTGCCAAGACGGAAGCGGCCAAGCAATACCTTCAGGATGAGTGGCAGGAATTCCAGAAGAAGTACTACGCCATCGTCTGCGGAACTCTGGCAGAGAAGGAAGGCGTCATCACCTCCTATCTGGCGGAAAACAGCGCCTTTAAGATGTATTCGGTCTCCGATCCGAAAAAAGGCAAGCTGGCCAAAACCGGCTACCAAGTATTGAAAGAATCGCCGGGCTTCAGTCTGCTGGAGATCGAGCTTTTCACCGGCAGAAAAAACCAGATTCGCGTCCACCTCGCGGACAAAGGCTGTCCGGTGGCTGGCGACGCGAAGTACGGCGCAAAAGAAAAAAGCTTCAAAAAGCTCACGCTCCACTCAGCTTCACTGACTCTCACTCATCCGTTTTCAAAAGAGAAAATGACGTTCACCGCGCTGGTACCCGCTTACTTTGAATCGCTGGTGAAAGGCGCACAGAAAATCTGTAACGCGGAACTGAAATAA
- the pstA gene encoding phosphate ABC transporter permease PstA: MSFQTPEEKSVKPRRRRSRVSLFAQGEPMIWLTGGGLAIALCMIIGLLALILCNGIATLWPAPVQQFQTSDGSVFMGEITRSESFRTNDEKVRVLQRKLVRTGNFEISGEHFTWLNDHDVKTETRPEWALVIERTAWGRFYGFPESFTLGGETVALTPESAWKKFNEYHSAITDRRAKIRELETKEVGRVNRRLEKARLALRSVELSKGAGSTDWQTENAEFLETEKIGTTEFKQLQEEISRLRAENSRYVLNLKTAQGKAVAMPLENIVRAYPANQLSIAGKTGIYFSRWHEFLFEEPREANSEGGVFPAIFGTVIMTLLMSLAVVPFGVMAALYLREYARPGFVVSAVRISINNLAGVPSIVFGVFGLGFFCYLIGASIDELFFASSLPNPTFGKGGILWASLTLALLTLPVVIVATEEALAAVPNSMREGSYACGGSKWQTIKRIVLPRALPGIMTGMILAMARGAGEVAPLMLVGAVKLAPELPVDSVAPFVHAERSFMHLGFHIYDLGFQSQNSEAAKPMVFTTTLLLIVLIFFLNLLAVRLRTRLRRKFVSSAF; the protein is encoded by the coding sequence ATGAGTTTTCAAACGCCGGAAGAAAAATCCGTCAAGCCGCGCCGCCGCCGTTCGCGGGTTTCGCTGTTTGCTCAAGGCGAGCCGATGATCTGGCTGACCGGCGGCGGACTCGCCATTGCGCTGTGCATGATTATCGGGCTGCTCGCGCTGATTTTATGTAACGGGATTGCCACACTATGGCCGGCACCGGTACAGCAGTTCCAAACGTCGGACGGCTCGGTGTTCATGGGTGAAATCACCCGCTCCGAAAGTTTCCGCACCAACGACGAAAAGGTGCGTGTGCTGCAACGCAAACTGGTGCGCACCGGAAACTTTGAAATTTCCGGCGAACATTTCACTTGGCTTAACGATCACGACGTGAAAACAGAAACTCGTCCGGAGTGGGCGCTGGTGATTGAGCGCACGGCATGGGGCCGTTTCTACGGATTTCCGGAAAGCTTCACGCTGGGCGGCGAAACAGTCGCATTGACGCCGGAATCCGCGTGGAAAAAGTTTAACGAGTATCACAGCGCAATCACCGACCGGCGCGCAAAAATCCGCGAACTTGAAACGAAAGAAGTCGGCCGCGTCAATCGGCGGCTTGAAAAAGCACGACTGGCGTTGCGTTCCGTAGAGTTGAGCAAAGGCGCTGGCAGCACCGATTGGCAGACGGAAAACGCGGAATTTCTCGAAACGGAAAAAATCGGCACGACGGAATTCAAACAGCTTCAGGAAGAGATCAGCCGGTTGCGCGCCGAAAACAGCCGCTATGTACTGAATCTAAAAACCGCTCAGGGCAAAGCGGTGGCGATGCCGCTTGAAAACATTGTCCGCGCTTATCCGGCCAATCAGCTTTCAATCGCCGGAAAGACCGGAATCTATTTCAGCCGCTGGCACGAATTTCTTTTTGAAGAGCCGCGCGAAGCCAACAGCGAAGGCGGCGTGTTCCCGGCGATCTTCGGCACCGTGATTATGACGCTGCTGATGTCGCTGGCGGTGGTTCCGTTCGGCGTGATGGCGGCGCTTTATCTGCGCGAATACGCCAGGCCGGGATTTGTTGTGAGCGCGGTACGTATTTCGATCAATAATCTCGCCGGTGTTCCGAGTATTGTTTTCGGCGTGTTCGGCCTCGGCTTTTTCTGTTACCTGATCGGTGCTTCGATTGACGAACTTTTCTTCGCTTCGTCGTTGCCGAATCCAACCTTCGGGAAGGGCGGTATTCTCTGGGCGTCACTGACGCTGGCACTGCTGACGCTTCCGGTGGTGATCGTCGCCACCGAAGAGGCTCTGGCGGCCGTACCGAATTCCATGCGCGAAGGTTCCTATGCCTGCGGCGGAAGTAAATGGCAGACGATCAAACGGATTGTTCTGCCGCGCGCTTTGCCCGGCATTATGACCGGTATGATTCTGGCCATGGCCCGCGGCGCGGGCGAGGTGGCGCCGCTGATGCTCGTCGGCGCGGTGAAGCTGGCGCCGGAACTGCCGGTGGACAGCGTGGCGCCGTTTGTGCATGCCGAGCGCAGTTTCATGCATCTCGGATTCCATATCTACGACCTCGGGTTCCAGAGCCAGAACAGCGAGGCCGCCAAGCCGATGGTTTTCACCACCACGCTGCTGCTGATTGTGCTGATTTTTTTCCTGAACCTGCTGGCGGTCCGTTTGCGGACCCGCCTGCGCCGTAAGTTTGTTTCCTCTGCATTTTAG
- a CDS encoding HAMP domain-containing protein: protein MQTRRIFWQIYPGHLIITFFALLVCFAVFTSALERFYRKQVAENLESLALFSAEQVRDRLDANNLDYLNDTAVKLGAKSSARVTLILPDGTVAGESAKSREQMENHRDRPEVKTAIEEGRTGQSTRFSSSVRKSMLYVAVPVYRDNTLVGVVRMAMPLLRMNEVLSGIERSLLWGCIVVLLLAALLSLFVSRRISKPLENIRQGAERFAAGDFSYRLRVLGSAEVGALAETMNQMAEQLEERLQTVSNERNQREAVLSSMVEGVLAVDTDGHIISLNKAAAQFFNVFQPETAAGRSIEEVFRNVKLQRFVAEVLEGQETRECELAIQNHQAYYLQACGTNLLGAQNRRIGAVVVFNDVSRLRRLENLRRDFVANVSHELKTPITTIKGFVETLLDGAINDSVEAERFLKIVAKHADRLNAIIEDLLMLSRLEQGGKEGMEMQKAGLCGLMNSAVEVCARRAAEKNITICVECPEELTSVVNPPLVEQALINLIGNAVKYSADGKNVVVSAHSENGGVVLSVKDQGYGIEKEHLERLFERFYRVDKGRSRQEGGTGLGLSIVKHIAQAHGGTVSVQSRYGEGSTFSVFLPAV, encoded by the coding sequence ATGCAGACGCGGCGCATCTTCTGGCAGATTTATCCCGGCCACCTCATTATCACTTTTTTTGCGCTGCTGGTCTGTTTTGCCGTTTTCACGTCCGCTCTGGAGCGCTTCTACCGCAAGCAGGTCGCGGAGAATCTGGAGTCATTGGCTTTGTTCTCTGCCGAACAGGTGCGCGACCGCCTCGATGCAAACAACCTGGATTATCTCAACGACACGGCGGTTAAACTCGGCGCCAAATCGTCAGCGCGCGTCACGCTGATTCTTCCGGACGGAACGGTCGCCGGCGAGTCGGCCAAGTCGCGCGAGCAGATGGAAAATCACCGCGACCGCCCGGAAGTGAAGACTGCGATTGAAGAAGGCCGTACCGGACAGTCGACGCGGTTCAGCAGCAGTGTCCGTAAATCCATGCTCTATGTTGCGGTGCCTGTCTATCGCGACAATACGCTGGTCGGCGTGGTTCGCATGGCGATGCCGCTGCTCCGGATGAATGAAGTGCTTAGCGGGATCGAGCGCAGTCTGCTGTGGGGTTGTATCGTAGTTCTTCTTCTGGCGGCGCTCCTGAGCCTGTTTGTTTCGCGCCGCATCTCAAAGCCGCTTGAAAATATCAGACAGGGCGCTGAGCGGTTTGCCGCAGGCGATTTCTCGTACCGGCTTCGCGTGCTCGGATCTGCTGAAGTCGGCGCTTTGGCCGAAACGATGAATCAGATGGCGGAACAGCTTGAAGAACGTCTGCAAACGGTCAGTAACGAGCGCAACCAGCGCGAAGCCGTGCTTTCCAGTATGGTCGAGGGCGTGCTGGCGGTGGACACCGACGGACACATCATCAGTCTGAATAAAGCCGCCGCACAGTTCTTTAATGTGTTTCAGCCTGAAACCGCAGCAGGCCGAAGTATTGAAGAAGTTTTCCGGAACGTCAAATTGCAGCGGTTTGTCGCCGAAGTTCTTGAAGGACAGGAGACCCGCGAGTGCGAACTGGCTATCCAGAACCATCAGGCCTATTACCTCCAGGCGTGCGGAACCAATCTGCTCGGAGCGCAAAACCGGCGTATAGGTGCCGTCGTGGTCTTTAACGACGTCTCCCGCCTGCGCCGGCTTGAAAACTTGCGGCGCGACTTCGTCGCCAACGTTTCGCACGAGTTGAAAACGCCGATCACCACCATCAAAGGATTTGTAGAAACTCTGTTGGACGGCGCAATCAACGATTCGGTTGAAGCCGAGCGCTTCCTGAAAATTGTCGCCAAACACGCCGACCGGCTCAACGCGATCATTGAAGACCTGCTTATGCTCTCGCGCCTCGAACAGGGCGGCAAGGAGGGGATGGAAATGCAGAAAGCCGGACTCTGCGGACTCATGAATTCCGCCGTCGAAGTCTGCGCCCGGCGCGCCGCTGAAAAGAATATCACCATCTGCGTCGAGTGCCCCGAAGAATTAACTTCCGTCGTCAATCCACCGCTCGTCGAGCAGGCGCTTATTAATCTGATCGGCAACGCCGTCAAGTACAGTGCCGACGGCAAGAACGTTGTCGTCAGCGCGCACTCTGAAAACGGCGGTGTTGTGCTGTCCGTAAAAGACCAGGGCTACGGAATTGAAAAAGAACATCTCGAACGGCTTTTTGAACGCTTCTACCGTGTGGATAAAGGTCGCAGTCGGCAGGAAGGCGGAACCGGTCTGGGCCTTTCCATTGTGAAACACATCGCTCAGGCGCACGGCGGAACGGTTTCCGTCCAGAGCCGCTACGGAGAAGGTTCAACTTTTTCCGTTTTCCTTCCGGCGGTGTAG
- the pstB gene encoding phosphate ABC transporter ATP-binding protein yields the protein MDVQSLSKKKSNRLAEIAAGKTFPTETHDVLKNETALLEVSNFNLSYGAKQALFDINMIIPKGKVTALVGPSGCGKSTLLRSINRINDLLSTVRINGEMTLNGEPVYAPSVDVIELRKRMGMVFQKPNPFPMSVYENVIYPLRIDGERNKAVLDEVCERSLRGAAIWEETKDRLNESALGMSGGQQQRLCIARAIAAEPEVLLMDEPCSALDPIATNKIEDLIADLRGEYTIVIVTHNMQQAARVSDYTAFMYLGRLIEFGPTSTIFQNPHLRETQDYVTGRFG from the coding sequence ATGGATGTGCAAAGCCTGTCGAAAAAGAAATCAAACCGCCTCGCGGAGATTGCCGCCGGAAAAACGTTTCCGACCGAAACGCACGATGTGCTGAAAAACGAGACGGCACTGCTTGAGGTGTCGAACTTCAATCTTTCGTATGGCGCAAAACAGGCGCTTTTCGATATCAACATGATTATCCCGAAGGGGAAAGTCACTGCGCTGGTCGGCCCGTCCGGCTGCGGCAAGTCCACGTTGCTGCGCTCCATCAACCGGATTAACGATCTGCTCAGCACCGTGCGGATTAACGGCGAAATGACGCTGAACGGCGAACCGGTCTATGCGCCGTCCGTAGATGTCATCGAGCTGCGCAAGCGGATGGGGATGGTTTTTCAGAAACCCAATCCGTTTCCGATGAGCGTTTACGAAAACGTCATTTATCCGCTCCGGATCGACGGCGAACGTAACAAAGCGGTGCTCGACGAAGTGTGCGAGCGCAGTCTGCGCGGCGCGGCGATCTGGGAAGAGACCAAGGATCGCCTGAACGAAAGTGCTCTCGGCATGTCCGGCGGACAGCAACAGCGTCTATGTATCGCCCGGGCCATTGCCGCCGAGCCGGAAGTGCTTTTGATGGATGAACCCTGTTCGGCGCTCGACCCGATTGCCACAAATAAAATTGAGGATCTGATTGCCGATCTGCGCGGTGAGTATACGATTGTGATCGTGACACACAATATGCAACAGGCGGCGCGGGTGAGTGATTATACCGCTTTTATGTATCTCGGACGGCTGATTGAGTTCGGCCCGACCAGTACGATTTTTCAAAATCCGCACCTGCGGGAAACGCAGGATTATGTGACCGGACGGTTTGGATAA
- the phoU gene encoding phosphate signaling complex protein PhoU, whose product MSQVFINEVEKLKKQILMMSAQVEESLILSVKALLTRDEQLAQQVIRGDFDVDQVEVEVEEEALKILALYQPVAADLRFLTAVLKINNDLERIGDLATNIARRAVKMCKEPALTMPDELGHAATRARDMVRDCLNSFVNFDAGLAKAVCGSDDEVDRLCSQVRRFVEAQILQYPARISCYLDMLLVSRNIERIGDHATNISEDVIYLVEGTIVRHRPEATI is encoded by the coding sequence ATGTCTCAGGTTTTTATTAACGAAGTCGAAAAACTGAAAAAACAAATTCTGATGATGAGTGCACAGGTTGAGGAGAGTCTCATTCTTTCAGTCAAGGCGCTGTTAACTCGCGATGAACAGCTTGCTCAGCAGGTCATTCGCGGCGACTTCGACGTCGATCAGGTTGAGGTCGAGGTCGAGGAAGAAGCGTTGAAGATTCTGGCGCTTTATCAGCCCGTGGCGGCCGACCTCCGTTTCCTGACGGCGGTGCTCAAGATCAATAACGATCTGGAACGGATCGGCGATCTGGCGACCAATATTGCCAGACGTGCTGTCAAAATGTGTAAAGAACCGGCGCTGACGATGCCGGATGAACTTGGACATGCGGCAACGCGGGCTCGCGATATGGTGCGCGACTGTTTGAATTCTTTTGTGAATTTTGATGCCGGGCTGGCCAAAGCGGTTTGCGGGTCGGATGATGAGGTGGATCGCCTTTGCAGTCAGGTCCGCCGTTTTGTGGAAGCGCAGATTTTGCAGTATCCTGCCCGAATCAGCTGTTATCTCGACATGCTGCTGGTATCACGCAATATCGAGCGGATTGGGGATCACGCCACCAATATTTCAGAAGACGTTATTTATCTGGTTGAAGGAACCATCGTGCGCCACCGTCCCGAAGCGACCATCTAA
- a CDS encoding response regulator transcription factor has translation MAVAKTQILIVEDEEDIRELVRYNLEREGFAVTEAESGEAGLKAVAQKRPDMILLDLMLPGKDGLQICRELKQNADSRDIPVVMMTARGEESDIVAGLELGAEDYVVKPFSPKVLVARVKAVLRRKAAPATPDAEGVLRIYDLVIHPGRHEVTVGGKPVDLTASEFGIVHFLARRPGWVFTRYQIVDAVHGEDYPVTERSVDVQIVGLRKKLKKAGDYIETVRGIGYRFKDEE, from the coding sequence ATGGCAGTTGCAAAAACACAAATTCTGATTGTCGAAGACGAAGAGGATATCCGCGAACTGGTGCGCTACAATCTGGAGCGCGAAGGCTTTGCCGTGACTGAGGCGGAATCCGGCGAAGCCGGTCTGAAGGCCGTCGCGCAGAAAAGACCGGATATGATTCTGCTTGATCTCATGCTGCCCGGCAAAGACGGCTTGCAGATATGCCGCGAACTGAAGCAGAACGCCGACAGCCGCGATATTCCGGTCGTCATGATGACGGCCCGCGGCGAAGAGAGCGACATCGTTGCCGGTCTCGAACTCGGCGCGGAAGACTATGTCGTGAAACCGTTCAGCCCGAAAGTTCTGGTGGCGCGCGTAAAAGCTGTCTTGCGGCGGAAAGCTGCCCCAGCGACGCCGGATGCGGAAGGCGTACTACGCATTTACGATCTGGTTATTCATCCGGGCCGTCACGAAGTAACGGTCGGCGGGAAACCGGTTGATCTGACCGCCAGCGAATTCGGAATTGTTCATTTTCTGGCCCGCCGTCCGGGCTGGGTTTTTACCCGTTATCAGATCGTGGATGCGGTACATGGCGAAGACTATCCTGTCACCGAACGTTCGGTTGATGTGCAGATTGTCGGCCTGCGCAAAAAACTGAAAAAGGCAGGCGACTACATCGAAACCGTGCGCGGCATCGGCTATCGCTTCAAGGATGAGGAATAG
- the truA gene encoding tRNA pseudouridine(38-40) synthase TruA, translating into MMQRYKLTIAYDGTNYAGWQVQPGKTTVQGEVERATEHMTGKHIRIHHSGRTDSGVHAKGQVAHFDLKEPVDTGRFMNGLNAHLDYDIRIMKMEKVRPDFNARYDAVSKEYRYFIWNGHAVPPELRLYRLHERRKLNIAAMREAAEHLVGKHDFAAFTANPHREIEGTVKTITKVTVSRTREGDMTICVVGEGFLYKMVRSITGFLLRVGIGELQPEDAERLLKTGIRTNEVLTVRPHGLFLWRVDY; encoded by the coding sequence ATGATGCAACGCTACAAACTGACAATCGCTTACGACGGTACAAACTATGCCGGCTGGCAGGTTCAGCCGGGCAAGACGACCGTGCAGGGAGAGGTCGAACGTGCCACTGAGCATATGACCGGTAAACACATCCGCATTCACCATTCCGGACGAACGGATTCCGGAGTTCACGCCAAAGGGCAGGTGGCACACTTTGACCTGAAAGAGCCGGTGGATACTGGACGATTTATGAACGGGCTGAACGCCCATTTGGATTACGACATCCGTATCATGAAGATGGAAAAAGTCCGTCCGGATTTCAACGCCCGCTACGATGCAGTGAGCAAAGAATACCGTTACTTCATCTGGAACGGCCACGCGGTTCCGCCGGAACTTCGGCTTTACCGTTTACACGAACGGCGCAAGCTGAACATCGCGGCGATGCGCGAAGCGGCCGAACATCTCGTTGGCAAACACGACTTCGCGGCCTTCACTGCCAATCCTCACCGCGAAATCGAAGGCACTGTAAAAACGATCACAAAAGTGACCGTCAGTCGTACGCGGGAAGGGGATATGACCATCTGCGTCGTCGGTGAAGGTTTTCTCTATAAAATGGTTCGCAGTATCACCGGCTTTCTCCTGCGGGTTGGCATCGGTGAATTACAGCCGGAAGATGCGGAGCGGCTTCTAAAAACCGGAATTCGTACGAACGAAGTGCTGACCGTCCGGCCTCATGGACTATTTCTTTGGCGCGTTGATTACTGA
- a CDS encoding 8-oxo-dGTP diphosphatase, with protein MKKVSEVDWENWNPKERATLMFILQNGRMLLIHKKRGFGAGYFNAPGGRLEPGETPLECAVRETQEELCITPLNPVHAGTLMFQFIDGHSIHGEVFTATEFTGTPTETDEAIPHWFPVDALPWENMWADDPVWYPKLLAGEKFTGRFTFDHKMMLDHELIGC; from the coding sequence ATGAAAAAAGTTTCTGAGGTTGACTGGGAAAACTGGAACCCGAAAGAGCGCGCCACGCTGATGTTTATTCTGCAGAATGGCCGGATGCTTTTGATCCACAAAAAGCGCGGCTTCGGCGCAGGCTATTTCAACGCACCAGGCGGACGGCTGGAGCCGGGCGAAACTCCGCTGGAATGCGCCGTACGCGAAACGCAGGAAGAGCTTTGCATCACGCCACTCAATCCGGTCCACGCCGGAACGCTGATGTTCCAGTTCATCGACGGACACAGCATTCACGGCGAAGTGTTCACCGCCACTGAATTTACGGGCACGCCGACCGAAACCGACGAAGCGATTCCGCACTGGTTTCCGGTCGATGCGTTGCCGTGGGAAAACATGTGGGCCGACGATCCGGTCTGGTATCCGAAACTGCTCGCCGGAGAAAAATTTACCGGCCGATTCACCTTTGACCACAAAATGATGCTCGACCACGAGCTGATCGGATGCTGA